Proteins found in one Candidatus Methylomirabilota bacterium genomic segment:
- a CDS encoding copper-binding protein, with protein sequence MSGTWLAGLALRSAQAQGQQAPVSGPKAAQPGHKHGSGGHGDHDHPAVPAAYTNAHIPVHVWTDPKMIAKGKEIFTAKCALCHGETGDGKGPGSTSLPLKPADLTDGKMVAEMAGNFWVWRVSEGGLVEPFKSKGSTMPAWKGELSMNDRWAVIAYAHTLSGHRGPHVASEHPELAPKPKFVTGEGTVTAVAPRKQQVVLEHGEIKGFMEAMTMGYKVDPASLLTRVKPGDKVRFTIDTEARAITKIETLKD encoded by the coding sequence ATGTCAGGCACCTGGCTCGCGGGGCTCGCGCTCCGGAGCGCGCAGGCGCAGGGACAGCAGGCGCCGGTCAGCGGGCCGAAGGCCGCCCAACCGGGCCACAAGCATGGGAGCGGCGGCCATGGCGATCACGACCATCCCGCGGTTCCCGCCGCATATACCAATGCGCACATTCCGGTCCACGTGTGGACCGACCCCAAGATGATCGCAAAAGGCAAAGAGATCTTCACCGCCAAGTGCGCCCTCTGCCACGGCGAGACGGGGGACGGCAAGGGGCCCGGCTCAACCAGCCTTCCGCTCAAGCCGGCCGATCTCACCGACGGGAAGATGGTCGCCGAGATGGCGGGGAACTTCTGGGTCTGGCGTGTCAGCGAGGGCGGGTTGGTCGAGCCGTTCAAGTCGAAGGGCTCCACGATGCCGGCGTGGAAGGGAGAGCTGTCGATGAACGACCGCTGGGCCGTGATCGCCTATGCGCACACGCTGTCCGGCCACCGCGGGCCGCACGTCGCCAGCGAGCACCCGGAGCTGGCGCCCAAGCCCAAGTTCGTCACGGGGGAGGGGACAGTGACGGCCGTGGCGCCTCGGAAGCAGCAGGTCGTGCTGGAGCATGGCGAGATCAAGGGCTTCATGGAGGCCATGACGATGGGCTACAAGGTCGATCCCGCTTCGCTCCTCACACGAGTCAAGCCAGGAGACAAGGTTCGCTTCACCATCGACACCGAGGCGCGGGCGATCACGAAGATCGAGACCCTGAAGGACTGA
- a CDS encoding copper-binding protein, whose amino-acid sequence MSTRLTRRRSQVLVAVAALMLSGCAGYQLEPLALSHPAHPDAPAAPERTASQTLAYTGSDVPTARQISSVAATSRVAPGPRPAQGEAPQRVVGEGEVVATVPNAGQIVVEHGEIKGFMEAMTMGYRVDPPSLLAGLEEGDKIRFTLDVQRRAIVEIEKLK is encoded by the coding sequence ATGTCGACCCGCCTGACGCGTCGTCGAAGTCAGGTCTTGGTGGCCGTTGCCGCATTGATGCTCTCTGGATGTGCGGGCTATCAACTGGAGCCGCTGGCCTTGAGCCATCCCGCGCATCCCGATGCTCCCGCGGCGCCCGAGCGGACGGCCTCGCAGACCCTCGCCTACACGGGGTCGGACGTTCCAACGGCTCGCCAGATCTCTAGCGTGGCGGCCACCTCGCGGGTCGCGCCAGGGCCACGACCGGCCCAAGGGGAGGCCCCGCAGCGCGTTGTCGGTGAAGGCGAGGTCGTGGCCACAGTTCCCAATGCGGGCCAGATCGTGGTCGAGCATGGCGAGATCAAGGGGTTCATGGAAGCGATGACGATGGGCTATCGGGTGGACCCGCCCTCTCTCCTTGCGGGCTTGGAGGAGGGCGACAAAATTCGGTTCACGCTCGATGTGCAACGCAGAGCTATCGTCGAAATCGAGAAGCTGAAGTAG